The region AATGCGTGGCTTTGAAATGTACagtctattttttttaaataaaccaaCCCTGCTGAACACCCCCAGCATTCCACGGTCTGGTAAAATACTCGCTGTGATCCAGCACTGGGGGGTTGAAAACCCTTAGCTTAGATGCTcatttttttatacttttagACTATTACAATCATGCAGATGAACTTTGTTAATTACAAGTGAAACTGGAACCTGTACAAACCATTTTTACGAGTGAGATTCCTTACCTCTTGTGAAACTCGTAGATTTCTGGAAGGTTACCAAACAGGActtcttttttgttttcaagAGCTGCTGGCACTAGGTGGGATAGCTCAGAGTTATCCAGTTCAGCAGCATACCCCTACAAAGAAAAGCATTACATCCTTAACCCCTAAGCCTGGGAATGCCTACATGTGGGTAACTTCATCACTCAAATaacaaccaaataaaatatgctTAAGAAAGGCATCGGAAAATAACACTGCTGTACCACATAAGATCCTTCTCATCGAAAATGACAAGGATTTCACTTTTAttcttttctttatttctttgAGGTGTGATTGCTATTGAACTACCACTATTTTTTGTCTAAATACAGGTAAAAGTAGTTTCTtcccaattaaatgaaaaaatgtACCTGTCCGGCCACATACCTTTTTGCGTTTCATAAAGTAGCATGtaaaaatatttcacattttatCTCACAGGGCCCAGGTAACAAGCCAGTATTTTGTATACAAGTAGTACAGATACATATGTatggttcgggtgccactgaggagaagtttaggaactgaagtggtgttcatctagatatccaagtagatatcagtaactttttggagaacagaagacatttttactagtttttattgtgttactcgtaattttcatatgttcttatgttaaatgatattttttgttctaagaaaatgtgtgcttactacccagatacatagcattaaacatttcttttcagtgactaagacttttgcacagtactgtataatcTGAAAAATGCCAGGGGAGGGTTTGAATAATTGTCATGACAATGTCGAAATTAAATATTCAATTCACATACCTCTATGATGCTTTGCAACTCTTCAACATACAGTCTTTCTGTTTCAATCAGCTCATTCATGATGTGTCTAGGAAGAAAAATATTTAGTTCATTAGCTACAAATATAGTTACTATAATGATACCTGATACTGGAGAAACATCTGAAAAGGAAGTGGTTGGTGTTTTCAATATGAATCAAACTATGTAcagtgtagtgtgtgtgtgtgtgtgtgtgtgtctttgtttgTGGTCCAGGTAAacatgacattgtggggaccaaatgtctccaCAATGCGATGACAATCTATTTTGGCTTTGGagtatatttttttcagtgtcccCAAGGAgaaactgatttaaaaaaaaataatctgtaAATGCAagtgttttgtattttgatTGGTTACTGATGGTTAGGGTGGGGTAGAGATGAAGTTTGTCATAGTTGAGATTGGGGTTATGCCCTTAGAAATAaatacagtccccacaaagatatagataccTAATCTGTATGTGGTTTCTTTAATAATAACTATAAACATCTAGCTTAACATCTAAACTTGTAGCTTTGGGCAGTTGTTGAACTAAATATAAATACAACAGAACTATCCTAGAACTTAAAACGTTAAAGTCATGAAAAGGGCTCTAGCAAAGCAAACACTTCTTAATTGCGAATTGTATAATTTTTATACCTAAAGTCCATCGAGGTGGTCAGCACTATTTAAGGTGCAATCACTATTTGTTGTTCAATTGACGAAAACAAAGCCTGAAAGCAAAAGCTGTGCACTTCTACATTCTTACTACGTTAGTGTGTATATAagctatattatatatatatatatatatatatatatatatatatatatatatatacacacacaaaaaggtCCAGCATTAGGTGAACCCATCACTGGCCTTACAGAAACCGTAAAGCAATGACGTTTCCAGTAAGTACAACTTTTGCATTTAAAATGCAAGCTAAACGTATGCTGGATAACTAGAATATGTTTGCCATACATAAGAGCTATATGTCGAATGCCCTCTTGTTATCCAGCATATCACGAGCACACAGAAGGCATTCGACTGAACAGCGAGTGAACAAGTTAAACACTATTTACACTATAATGAAATTACGCACAGAATAAAACGCTTATGGGATTCAGGTGACACAAACTCTAGGGTGACTGCTGCTCATAGAGCTAAAGGACAGCTAGTCACTCCACTCCTTGAAAGCAAGAGACAGGACAAATATTTTTAAGGGAACCGGTTATAGGTGTAGGCAACCAAAGATCTCGAACCGAAAAGTATCTCCTCCTTCAGGCTCAGGCAGATGAAGTGGAGGCAGCCCAGGCAACAGCCAGAAACACTAAACGCAGCGATAAGAAAAGCTGCTGCCTCTTCGTGACTCGTCTGTGTCCgtggtagaaaaaaaaaaaaaaactacgctACGTTTCTAAATTGGATTTTGATCACTACGTCCATCATATAAATCGGGGAAAAAATAACGAAATACCTGTTTACGCAAGATTCCACCCTATGGCTACAAGTTTGCTTTATTGGTAAGTGTCAATTTAAATCAACATTAAGTGCCTAAATGCATAAGTCAGTGGTTTCAATAGCTGATCATAAGTTTAGCTGAAAGTGTTTTATGTATTACCACATCttaagggggcacaaataatgtagtagtacacgcATATTTAATGTCTAATGGAACGGTAACTGTTAGTTACGTGCTGATATCGTGCTTGCATGTTCATCAGTAATCGatgacagttcatgtatttAATGCAGGAACTGTATTAGTTCATTATTTATTCTTCAGTAGTAACTCTTATTTGCGCTCCCTAAAGTAAGGTGTAATCGAAGATTATTATATGGTTATTCATTAATGTTCAACTTCGAAAACATGCTTTCTGTCAATGATTATGACATTTCCGATGTTACGCTTTGTAGGATCAACTTTTGTTTCTGTGGTAAACAAAAGGGTTACCTGTTTATGTACTGTCATTAAATTGAACGAATcataatttttattaatcataTATGAAATTTCAGTTAATTCAATAAAGGGTTTCAAGAAAGATTTCGCATAAATATCACATTGATATTACAAAAAACGTCATTGAACAATATTCAATACACATACTAATTAAGGAAAATAATGAGCTGAATAATAAATCTGTCTGTTACTCAGTTTAAAAAGATTTTTAGTTACATTGAGAAATATTTTAAGATTCACACACAATAAGATCAGAATTATGTGGAAACCGCTATTGATGTGTAATTTCCTAAATGAAGCCACACCCATTTCTGACGCAGGTTTTTTTGACCACACAGTCGCAGTCTTCACGCATCCTACACAGTATGGAAAAGTATGGAATATGATCAAGGTGTTTTCCATGTCTGGATAattatggaaatattttggttTTTCCTTACTATTTCAACAAAATGGcctaatatatatttaaaaaaaggaaTATTGTCTACGTCCACCTGAGCGTCCTGTCTCCTCCATAGCATGACCCTGACAAATTTAGACTATTAATCGTTTGTCTTACCTCTCATTCCTGCCCTCATTTTAATCACTCCCAAATGCCTCTAGTTAGCTACCTCATTAGTCTCGTTTATATGTGCTACCCAATTTTGTGTTCCTCAGTCCAGTcatgtttaattaattaatgtggCTTGATAGCTATACGTCTTATCGATTGCAACTGCATTTTTTGCTGCATATGAACCTGTTTTATTGATTACTTACATAAAATACCTTTCCAAATGTTTTAAGAGATTTTTAACaaaaatcatttacatttaacttcaTAATATAACCAACATGTATTATTAGATTAGAAATGCATATTCAgattgataatttcattaacttaacccagtggttctcaaactcggtcctcgggcccccactgccctgcccttgttttccagctatccctgccctacacgctgctgattacctggatcaagtgtgttcagtcaatcagaagctgaaagacagctgggacttgttgATTATTCACTGATGCACTCATCTGCCAAGATTCATTTGaattgaaatatttgtaaaaatatttcataataTAAAAAATTGGTGTTTGTGATGAATTTATATTAATTAAtcatagaaaatgtaattagatatttttttattgcttGACAACCATACTTTTTATGCACAGTCCATTCCATTTTAGAGCACCATAATATTTGGAACCATGGAGTTTAAATTAAAGTAGTTGTTAAAAGTTACCTACCATTTGGGTTAAATGTCACCTGATTTGAATTTCAACAACTGAATTAACACCCCAGATGTGAATTGTTCAACCTGAAATATTTATAAAGTGAGCCACACCCTGCAAACAATTTTTAAGGctgctacatggatttgtacaAATATTTGGGGTCAATTCTGATTGTGCTTGAACTAGACTAACTAGTGTgcataaaaatatgaaaagtTATGGGAACACCTTTAAACAGTAAATATGTTCCACATATTGTCTGAAGGGGGtaaatcaaaatgaaaatggggggggggggtcaaaactGTTACAAATATTTACTTTTGTATTGTGGGACGTTGGTCAACATTCTCAAACTTAAACCTATACACCGagacaaaacaaagaaacaagccAGTCAATGTACAGAAAGGACAATTAAAATGCCCTATTACTCTGAATGAGGACAAGTAGAACAAGGGACTTCTATATTTAGAGATAATAAATATTGTGTGTGTGGTCTTTGTCTGCAATCTAATTTTTTGTTGTGACAGTCTAAATGAAAGGTTGATTTTTTTCTACTTACAGGTTGCTGTTCATTCCACCAGACAACCGGGGAGATATAGAATAAAGATATAGACAGCCTGCGATGCATGATCCAGCTATGTTTGGAATATGCAGGTTTGTACTGGGAAGTCATCTGGAAGAGTGAGGAGGCAAGGTGTTTTAGATATCACCCATGGTCATGAGGATGTACAATGTCACctgtgatatttttttttacttccttTAATCTCAGCCAGGAGTTTCTGAAAAAGAGCATAAGTGAACCAGTGGCTGCCATACAAGCCCAGTCTATAGCACCCCCACCTCTGTGCTTTGGATTTTCGACATTTCCTTTTCATCTTCACACTTTGCTCTTGCCACCACTCTGATGCAAGTTGATCTTAAGCCCCTTTCAGGCAGGCATTGCCACCCTGAACTTCTCTAGATATTAGCTGGAGGGGCTGTATGTGTCAACGCAAATGTCTGAATCAATCAGGGATTTTACCCTGCTAGCTCCGTAGTACCAAGTCCGTGGTTATTTCCAATAGATCCTATTTGTGAATGGAGCAGGAAATTATCTGCAGAATTCACTGCATGCAAGTGGGCGTGCTGATGACATTTCTGTCGTGCAACTGGCATGAAAACTGAAGAGTACAAACATCCGGAACATCCGAGTGTGAAGAAGAAGAGTCATTTATACGAAAATGGATAACTGGTAAGATGATGGGAATCGGGAATTTTTGTCAGTAAACAAAAGGCTGAGATTTCCACAGCACACTTTTTGTACCATGTCCTGCCTCCTGCATGCACTACCCAAGCGCCACCCCTCGCCTAAAACAAACGGAGTACTTCTGGTAGGTGTAAACACATCTGACATAGATAATCTCTAGTTGTGTGCCACATGTGTGAAAGGGCAACTCCAGAAAATGTCTGGAGATCATGTGAGAGAACAGCtttggtctcatctgtccaCAACACCTTTTTCCGAAACTCCACTTGTTATTTCAATATGTCTTGGAAACCTGTAGGGTTGAACTGACCATCTGCCCTACCCATCATTTTTCCAGTGTGCCAATGGGTATGTGGCCAGAAAAACTCCCTCTCCCCACTGGCAAAAGTAATCACTCACCTAAAGTTttcatggtggggggggcatcccTGTTTGGAAAAGTACATTTTGGTGGACCCCAAAGTCCAGTGCTGATTGCGAATCCCAGTCCAGCATAACTTTTGTCCTCAAGTTGACAAGTGGAAATACCAGCTTCCAAAGGTTATCGAAAGCCTAGAATACAGGCTAGATGCTGAAAGATGCTGTACCACTTAAAAAACCTGGAAACAATGTGTCCCAAACATTATGGTGGCCTGAAATCGGGGGCTGCGTATAAAAACTGATGTAATTTCTaccattttattaaatctgATAACCAGATTTTTGAGTTGAGTGAGTTGATTACAGATCTAAACGTGTGGAGTCCAgaggcaaataaaaaaaattaggtCCTTGTCCCAAACGTTATGAAGGGAGCTATATGTACTGTTTAGCCCTGACAACATTTACTCATTTATCTGATTCTTTTATCCAAAACAACTTACAGCAGAGGGAAGGGTGTGCTCCCTGGGAAACCTGTGTGTTGCTAATGTAGTGCTCTACTTGTTGAGCTATAAAAGCTATACactgtattatatatatactgtacactggataagtggttagaagtcAGATGGTTGAAGGACAGATGGGCAGTGTGATGGTTTTCTGACTTCTCATCCAGTCTTTACTCTTCTTCAGAAATCAAGACAGCATGACataacctcagaaaaacataaaGTCATCCACAGCCAATTCAAGCACTTCAAGAGCCAAATCTGAACACTGGAATAGCTGTTTGAAAATGGCATTTTTGATGAACCCACGGTATTCAGAAAGTATGTGTATGCGCTGCATAGAACGAATAAGATGAAAGCAATCTCAGTTCAACCTTTTTTCTATTGGACTTGACAaggaagcaggaggaggatttcagaatgtttttaaaattaagAAAATTTAGGAAATGTAAAATATTCCAACTGACAGTCATATTGTTTGTTTTGTCTATTACAAATGTCTGTTGGGAGGACCTGGATCAACGTGTAGTCAGCCACCTAAAGTCGTACTTATACCGTTACTTGATCAACAATTACAGTTTCATAAACAGCAGCTTCTTCACTAGTCAGGAGAAGGCCCAGAGCATCAACACCTACCCCTACTTGATCAACAATGAGCACAAATGTGAAAAACAGGACGTGCTACTTCTCCTATTCGTGAAGTCATCTCCTAATAATGTATATAGGAGGCATTCTATTCGCTCAACCTGGGGCAATGAGATGTACATCTTGCAGACTCTGGGCGTCAGAATGAGAGTGCTGTTTGTATTGGGCGTGCACAAGCAGCACCAGCAAAGGCACTACATCCAGCGAGAGCTCATCAGAGAGGCTCGCAGGTATAAAGACCTTGTCCAGCAGGACTTTGCTGACACGTTCCACAATCTTACTGTCAAGCTGGTCCTCCAGTTCCAATGGGCTTACACCTACTGCAGACAAGCCAGGTTCGTCATGTCAACCGACGACGATATGTTCATACACATGCCCAACTTAGTGCGCTATCTGCAGGGCCTGAGCAGAAGGGATGTGCAAGATCTCTGGGTGGGTCATGTGCACAAGGGATCCCCCCCTGTCCGTCACAGAAAGAGCAAGTACTATGTGCCTTATGAGCTGTATCCATGGATTTCCTACCCAGACTACACAGCGGGGGCAGCATACGTGGTGTCCAGGGACATGATGCACAAAATCTACCAAGCAACCATGACTCTGCACACTATGCTGCCCATTGATGATGTTTTCATGGGCATCTTTGCCAGTACAATAGGGATTTCGCCCCAAGATCATGCTTACTTCTCAGGTGAAGGAAAAGCCCCATATCACCCTTGTATCTATGACAAGATGATAACTTCTCATGGACATGTTTCAGACATCCACTACCTCTGGAAGATAGCAACTGGTCCGCAAAATGTGAATGTGTCCACTGGACTCATGGGGAAGCTGTACTGTACAGTTATGAAAGCAGTGCTTCTGTGTAAACCGTACAGCACCTACTCCTGTATAGCAGCCTTTTCATAGCATTCACTGCCCTTTCACTCCGTGACAAAAAGGGTTTTTGTAAAGTTTTAGGTTTACATCTCTAGTAACTAACCCACCTTTATACCAGCAACCCATAAATAACTTGTTCTCAGGCAGTAGCAAAGGTTTGAGTCTGTAGCATTTCTGTTAAAATGTCTACCTGATCTCAAGATAAGAAGGACAGGATATCAGGGGTAACTATTAGGTTAGAGAGTTGTGCTCACACACACCTTGAGTTTTAAATTCTATGACTTAAGGCATGTAAACTCAAAGTTTCATTCAGAAAGATCAGATAGAAGCAGCCCAGTACATAAAGCTATATATTTTATTACAGATCTAAAGCATAAAATTGGGTCTTCAAAAATGTGTCatttaatagaaaaataatCAGCCAGGCCCTAGAGCAGCAGGGGTTACGGGCCTTACTGAGGACCCAGCAgttaaatcactctgccaaccacaggatttgaaccagcaagctTCTGCTCACAGGCAGAGTGTCTGaacctgctgagctacacatggTGTGAAAAGGACCCCCTTCCCTAGTTGGCAAAATATACCGTTGCTCCTCGGTAGCTGCCCAGATTATTTCCTTTGTAAAAGTAGCTCTCACTGTGAAAAAAAGCTGGAGGCACTGCTTGGGAGTTTACATCCCATCCACACTGTAATATACCGCAAGCTAAATATCAGTTGAAGGAGATACAGACAGTAATAACGTAGCAGATGCTTTAGCAAATATTATTGACCAAGGCTTTGTGAATTCATGCTAAttgttttaataaaacatttaatgaaaACATAAGGTAAATGTAAATTAACCTACTGGTTAAAATGGTGCAATCTTTTTTCTAATTATTTGTGTGTAATTAGAACTGATTCAGTGCTCAGCTACAATTAAGGCCATTTCAATATATTTTGTGCAAAGCTGATGAACTGTTTTAAGATTAAGATTGTTGtatgattgcacattttccaTTAAATGGGTGCGTGATTATTTAATAATTCATCTGGTTCATCTGCAAAACGCAAGTTGAATATGTTAACTAGCTAGTTAACAAGGGTGCTACTGCTTCTATGGAGAGTTCAGCCATAATTGACTTTTGATTATTGATTGATTGTTGAAAGcattcataaaaatatataatatacaaatgCAATATCCTTGTGAAAACAATTTTTTCTAGAAATCTAACTTCAAGTCAATTATGTGAGTATATGAAAGACACTATAGAAGTGTACAGGTACATTCAACAAGAGAAAACACACAGAATGAATGTCAGTGTCACAAATGAGACTGACACCATGCCTGTAAAGAGTTAGTTTTTACCTTCTTCTGCTTGACAAAGTTTCTTCTGTCTCGTTGGACACTAGTGCGTGACTCGTACCTCCCTGGCTGGCTTCGTGCATGACTTCAATCTGCAAACAAGTGGCAAAAAACCGGCCAATTTAAATGATCAAGGACTTTACTGTCTATCAGTCAGACTAAGAGAGAGAATATGACAGGGAGGACAGATTAACTAAGCCAGACACATTGCTGACTTTTGTTTATCATATTTATCTGTAAAGTTGTTCTGATAGATCACCGAAAAACATTTAATGCCACACTTTAGCTGTCATGTCCACATCAGTAATGAACTTTAAAACACCAGCTGCACTCTTACACCAGGAGAGTGACATTTCAAAGTAAGGTCCTCAAAGGCTGCATCTGCTATCTCGTTTATACAGAAGGCCTGAattacaaaacaaataaatgaatcaaAAAGCACAATGGCAATTAAGAAAGCACAATGGCATGTCACAAAGAAGTCATCAGAAATTGCTACTACAATTAGAAATCACAATGGTAACTCAGAAAATACACCGAAATAGTAAATAATTACTGAATCTCTCGGTCTTGCACTGATTGGACCCTTACTATACCTATCATAAAGAGAACTCTGAAATTGTTTTCTGAATTGCCATTGGGTTTTCTGAATTGTTGTTCAGTTTTCTGATTTGCTGTTATGTTTTCTAAATTGTTGTTCAGTTTTCTgatttgttcatttgtttttgCCTTTGAGGGCTTCCATATGTGTATCCTTAAACTTATACAATGAAGACATACAATGAAGTATTCCTCCTTGGAAAGGCCCGATCAATAACGGCTGCAATGAAACCAAATCTGACTCGTCTTATAAAAGGAGAGCAGTAGTATGAATGAATCATATCCAATCCAACGGAGCCACTTTTCTAACGACTGCCAGTCTTTAAGCTGGGTACCGTACTTTACCTTAATGCCTTTGGATTTGcggatgtttttcttttttgccaaATCTGTATCGGCAAGCTGCTTTGGGGGGCTGGCCTTCTCTGTAACCCTGTGGTTTGGTGCTGAAAGAAAACAGATCAGAACGTGAACAAATATGTAAAGCAGGCAACATTCTACCCCACAGTCTAGATAATTAATAATTGTGTTATGCCTGAGCAGCTATGGTTTGATTAACCTGTGGTCTGTCTTACCTGCAATCACGTGCTGATTGCTACTACCTGTCGGTTACCTGTAAAGGACCTGGCCTGATCAGGCTGGATATCATTAGCGAAATGTCTGTAGGCTGTGGTCTCCCTGGATTCCAGGAGATCATTAAAAGGAAGGTGTGATCATCAGCGATATTCAGGGAAGGAGGAGGACCCCATGGTTTCACCAGGACTGCCCACTCTATCCCCCACTAGAAGCCCTGGATTAATACCACCTAGTGCTGAGGGAGTGGACTGCCAGACTTGAGCTATGAAGGACTATTCCAGCCGGAAAAAAACAGT is a window of Brienomyrus brachyistius isolate T26 chromosome 15, BBRACH_0.4, whole genome shotgun sequence DNA encoding:
- the LOC125708875 gene encoding lactosylceramide 1,3-N-acetyl-beta-D-glucosaminyltransferase A-like; translation: MFLKLRKFRKCKIFQLTVILFVLSITNVCWEDLDQRVVSHLKSYLYRYLINNYSFINSSFFTSQEKAQSINTYPYLINNEHKCEKQDVLLLLFVKSSPNNVYRRHSIRSTWGNEMYILQTLGVRMRVLFVLGVHKQHQQRHYIQRELIREARRYKDLVQQDFADTFHNLTVKLVLQFQWAYTYCRQARFVMSTDDDMFIHMPNLVRYLQGLSRRDVQDLWVGHVHKGSPPVRHRKSKYYVPYELYPWISYPDYTAGAAYVVSRDMMHKIYQATMTLHTMLPIDDVFMGIFASTIGISPQDHAYFSGEGKAPYHPCIYDKMITSHGHVSDIHYLWKIATGPQNVNVSTGLMGKLYCTVMKAVLLCKPYSTYSCIAAFS